One genomic segment of Candidatus Sulfotelmatobacter sp. includes these proteins:
- the galU gene encoding UTP--glucose-1-phosphate uridylyltransferase GalU: MMKVRKAVFPAAGLGTRFLPATKAQPKEMLPIVDKPIIQYGVEEAMASGCDQILIITGRGKQAIEDHFDVSYELEKMLEERHKIDLLKIVRSISDMMHVAYVRQKEALGLGHAVLMARELVGNEPFAVLLADDVIDNPVPCLKQMVDVFDQKQCSVIAAQVVEGKMISSYGVFDAQPAEGFNGRLFEIRNMVEKPKPEEAPSNLAIIGRYILTPAVFDCLARTQAGAGGELQLTDGMRMLLKQEKMYAYVYEGRRYDTGDKLGFLKATVEFALKRNDLGAPFREYLKTLKLN; this comes from the coding sequence ATGATGAAAGTCCGCAAAGCCGTATTCCCCGCCGCCGGCCTGGGCACCCGCTTTCTGCCAGCCACCAAAGCTCAGCCCAAGGAAATGCTGCCCATCGTCGACAAGCCGATCATTCAATACGGCGTCGAAGAGGCTATGGCCTCCGGCTGCGACCAGATCCTCATCATCACCGGCCGCGGCAAGCAGGCCATCGAAGATCATTTTGACGTCAGCTACGAACTCGAAAAAATGCTCGAGGAGCGCCACAAGATCGATCTGCTCAAAATCGTGCGCAGCATTTCCGACATGATGCATGTCGCCTACGTCCGCCAGAAAGAAGCCCTTGGACTCGGCCACGCTGTCCTCATGGCCCGTGAACTCGTCGGAAACGAGCCTTTCGCCGTCCTGCTCGCCGACGATGTCATCGATAATCCCGTCCCCTGTCTCAAGCAGATGGTCGATGTCTTCGACCAGAAACAATGTTCCGTCATCGCCGCCCAAGTGGTCGAAGGCAAAATGATTTCCTCCTACGGAGTCTTCGACGCCCAGCCCGCCGAAGGCTTCAACGGCCGCCTCTTCGAAATCCGCAACATGGTCGAAAAGCCGAAGCCCGAAGAAGCCCCGTCGAACCTCGCCATCATCGGCCGCTACATCCTCACTCCCGCCGTCTTCGATTGCCTCGCCAGAACGCAAGCCGGCGCCGGCGGCGAGCTGCAACTCACCGACGGCATGCGCATGCTGCTCAAGCAGGAAAAAATGTACGCCTACGTCTACGAAGGCCGCCGCTACGATACCGGCGACAAACTAGGCTTCCTCAAAGCCACAGTGGAATTCGCCCTAAAGCGCAATGATCTCGGTGCCCCCTTCCGTGAATACCTGAAAACGTTGAAACTAAATTAA